From Drosophila yakuba strain Tai18E2 chromosome 2L, Prin_Dyak_Tai18E2_2.1, whole genome shotgun sequence, one genomic window encodes:
- the LOC26534488 gene encoding LOW QUALITY PROTEIN: uncharacterized protein LOC26534488 (The sequence of the model RefSeq protein was modified relative to this genomic sequence to represent the inferred CDS: inserted 1 base in 1 codon), whose amino-acid sequence MLTKKFGAAVDVFAGIFPMPFSLFKTVSIAGRLPKFKSFXAITLNRRDSNDTQMEFGAAETTTTGWKTRNGHH is encoded by the exons ATGCTAACTAAGAAGTTTGGAgctgctgttgatgttttCGCAGGCATATTTCCCATGCCTTTTAGTCTCTTTAAAACTGTCAGCATAGCTGGTCGGCTTCCAAAGTTCAAGAGCT CGGCCATAACTTTAAATAGACGAGACTCAAATGACACCCAAA tggAATTTGGTGCGGCCGAAACCACGACGACTGGGTGGAAAACAAGAAACGGGCATCATTAA